The following are encoded together in the Notolabrus celidotus isolate fNotCel1 chromosome 9, fNotCel1.pri, whole genome shotgun sequence genome:
- the xbp1 gene encoding LOW QUALITY PROTEIN: X-box-binding protein 1 (The sequence of the model RefSeq protein was modified relative to this genomic sequence to represent the inferred CDS: deleted 2 bases in 1 codon), whose protein sequence is MVVVAATGTGAAHKVLLISGKQTGSSSGSQAGFSRPISVVLPSALSQASSDSDSNSSAGPPIRKRQRLTHLSPEEKALRRKLKNRVAAQTARDRKKAKMGELEQQVLEMELENQKLHIENRLLREKTSGLMTENEELRQRLGLDTLDTKEKVQGLLSTGNETGLGIGSSECSTQATCASAAGAGPAVPKSEDFSMDTDSTDSTDNESDLLLGILDILDPELFLKSCEQECQEPQVLLVGGGNPVPPTTPASLGTPPVKLEALNELIHFDHIYTKPVEEVSGGLCSDSESETDEKIEEEDLTMSEEVVVVVEEEETETETVCVKDEPEEVVIPSYDSHSEVVDFLSAESSPALSGLDKEACLADTYSDSGYEGSPSPFSDMSSPLCSESSWEDMFANELFPQLISV, encoded by the exons ATGGTGGTGGTAGCAGCAACAGGGACTGGGGCAGCCCATAAAGTGCTCCTGATATCCGGGAAGCAGACCGGCTCATCCAGCGGCTCACAGGCAGGCTTCAGCCGGCCGATCTCTGTGGTGTTACCGTCTGCGCTGAGCCAGGCGTCCTCGGACTCAGACTCCAACTCTTCTGCGGGGCCCCCCATAcgaaagagacagagactcaCACACCTGAGTCCGGAAGAGAAAGCACTTCGCAG gaaactGAAGAACAGAGTCGCAGCCCAGACagccagagacagaaaaaaggcCAAGATGGGGGAGCTGGAACAGCAAGTCCTGGAGATGGAGCTGgag AATCAGAAACTTCACATTGAAAACAGGCTGCTTCGGGAAAAGACGAGTGGCTTAATGACAGAAAACGAGGAACTGAGACAGAGACTGGGGTTGGACACCCTCGACACAAAGGAGAAG GTTCAGGGTCTGTTGTCCACCGGGAACGAAACAGGTTTGGGGATCGGGTCTTCTGAG TGCAGCACTCAGGCTACGTGTGCCTCCGCAGCAGGTGCAGGCCCAGCAGTCCCTAAATCTGAAGACTTCTCAATGGATACAGACAGTACTGACTCTACAGACAATGAG TCTGATTTGCTGCTGGGCATTCTGGACATCCTTGACCCAGAGCTGTTCCTCAAGTCTTGTGAGCAGGAGTGCCAGGAGCCGCAGGTGCTGCTGGTCGGAGGGGGGAACCCAGTACCTCCCACCACACCTGCGTCTCTGGGGACCCCACCAGTTAAGCTGGAGGCCCTTAATGAACTGATCCACTTTGACCACATCTACACCAAGCCCGTGGAGGAGGTGAGCGGTGGGCTGTGCAGCGACTCAGAGAGCGAGACAGACGAGAAGATCGAAGAGGAAGACTTGACCATGTccgaggaggtggtggtggtggtggaggaggaggagacggagacGGAGACGGTGTGCGTCAAAGATGAGCCAGAGGAAGTGGTCATCCCCAGCTATGACTCTCACAGCGAGGTGGTTgactttctctctgcagagtccTCCCCCGCCCTCAGTGGCCTGGACAAGGAAGCCTGCCTGGCGGATACCTACAGCGACTCCGGATACGAAGGGTCCCCTTCCCCTTTCAGTGacatgtcctctcctctgtgctctGAGAGCTCCTGGGAGGACATGTTCGCTAATGAACTCTTCCCCCAGCTTATCAGTGTCTGA